In Bartonella machadoae, a single genomic region encodes these proteins:
- the thiS gene encoding sulfur carrier protein ThiS produces MQIFVNGEIIQTEVITLSLLLEELGYEGNWLATAVNAEVVPVEERNQFILHEGDKIEILSPMQGG; encoded by the coding sequence ATGCAAATATTTGTCAATGGTGAAATAATCCAAACAGAAGTTATCACCCTCAGTCTATTGCTTGAAGAATTGGGGTATGAAGGCAATTGGCTTGCAACCGCGGTTAATGCTGAAGTTGTTCCCGTAGAGGAACGAAACCAATTTATTTTGCATGAAGGAGATAAAATTGAAATTTTAAGCCCAATGCAAGGAGGCTAA
- a CDS encoding FAD-dependent oxidoreductase, translating into MKNILIKGAGVGGLTVALMLQQKGVSVTLSAPPHSPIGSASWYAGGMLAPYCERESAEQIVEDLGIQAIDWWNKTLPNLVIKKGTLVVAPIRDRVELERFAMRTHNHKTINAAEIALLEPDLAERFNCALFYENEAHFDPRQALMALKENLINNGACFVDRENSETNFDIVIDATGIARLGKDKNIRGVRGEMLLVRSTDIKLSRPIRLLHPRIPLYIVPRQDNIFMIGATMIESDFDGGISVRSMMELLNAAYTLHPAFAEAEIIESGVGIRPCYPDNFPSVYKHGNHIFINGFYRHGFLLSPEMAKRAMKLALE; encoded by the coding sequence TTGAAAAATATTCTTATCAAAGGTGCCGGTGTAGGGGGATTAACAGTTGCCCTCATGTTACAGCAAAAAGGCGTTTCTGTTACTCTATCGGCTCCCCCTCATTCTCCTATAGGGTCTGCGAGTTGGTATGCGGGAGGAATGCTTGCACCTTACTGTGAAAGAGAAAGTGCTGAACAAATTGTTGAAGACCTTGGCATACAGGCTATAGATTGGTGGAATAAAACGCTTCCCAATCTTGTCATAAAAAAGGGAACTCTCGTTGTTGCGCCTATCCGCGATAGAGTAGAACTTGAACGATTTGCAATGCGCACACACAATCATAAAACGATAAATGCTGCTGAAATAGCTCTGCTTGAACCTGATCTTGCCGAACGTTTTAACTGTGCACTTTTCTATGAAAATGAAGCACATTTTGATCCTCGCCAAGCCCTTATGGCGTTAAAAGAAAACCTTATCAACAATGGAGCATGTTTTGTTGATAGAGAAAACTCTGAAACAAATTTTGATATTGTTATTGATGCAACGGGAATAGCACGTTTAGGAAAAGACAAAAATATACGCGGTGTACGTGGCGAAATGCTTCTTGTACGCAGCACAGATATTAAATTATCTCGACCAATTCGTCTCCTTCATCCACGCATTCCTCTCTACATTGTTCCTCGCCAAGATAATATTTTTATGATTGGCGCAACAATGATTGAGAGTGACTTTGATGGAGGCATCTCAGTGCGGTCAATGATGGAATTGCTCAACGCAGCTTATACCTTGCATCCAGCTTTTGCCGAAGCAGAAATTATTGAATCTGGCGTTGGTATACGACCATGCTATCCTGATAACTTCCCTTCTGTATATAAACATGGTAATCATATTTTTATTAATGGATTTTATAGACATGGTTTCCTTTTATCTCCAGAAATGGCAAAACGCGCAATGAAATTGGCATTGGAGTAA
- the thiC gene encoding phosphomethylpyrimidine synthase ThiC, which yields MQKNIPSISCSPFPSSRKIYQQSSIFSNVRVPLREILLTDGSSEEPVNIYDTSGPYTDKDMVIDITQGLPAIGLPWLSKRADTESYPARPVKPEDNGVTYDSSPIPTFEQKRPILRAKKDKAITQMAYARAGIITEEMEYVAIRENEGLVKQDKQKAQSNENFHGSIPEVYTAEFVRNEIACGRAIIPQNINHPECEPMIIGRNFRVKINANIGNSAVTSSMAEEVDKMVWAIRWGADTVMDLSTGRNIHNIREWIIRNSPVPIGTVPLYQALEKVQGIAENLTWDIFRDTLIEQAEQGVDYFTIHAGLRLPFIPLTVDRVTGIVSRGGSIMAKWCLHHHKESFLYEHFDEICDIARTYDISLSLGDGLRPGSIADANDEAQFAELKTLGELTKMAWEKDVQVMIEGPGHVPMHKIKENMEQQLELCHEAPFYTLGPLTTDIAPGYDHITSAIGAAMIGWFGTAMLCYVTPKEHLGLPDKNDVKTGVITYKIAAHAADLAKGLPRAQLRDNALSRARFDFRWHDQFNLSLDPETACAFHDETMPKEAHKLVHFCSMCGPKFCSMRISHDIRDAAAMQKTKDEGMIVMSEKYQKNGDLYIDAIPAQKKSVNS from the coding sequence ATGCAGAAAAATATTCCATCAATCAGTTGTAGTCCTTTTCCCTCCTCACGTAAAATTTACCAACAAAGTTCTATCTTTTCTAATGTACGTGTCCCATTGCGTGAGATTTTATTGACTGATGGTAGCAGTGAGGAACCTGTAAACATCTACGATACTTCTGGACCATATACTGATAAAGATATGGTGATTGATATTACACAAGGTTTGCCCGCAATTGGCTTACCTTGGCTCTCTAAACGCGCTGATACGGAATCTTATCCTGCGCGCCCTGTTAAACCTGAAGATAATGGGGTAACCTATGATAGTTCCCCTATACCAACCTTTGAGCAAAAGCGTCCTATTTTGCGAGCAAAAAAGGACAAAGCAATTACACAAATGGCTTATGCGCGCGCAGGTATTATTACTGAAGAAATGGAATATGTCGCTATACGAGAAAATGAAGGACTTGTAAAACAAGATAAGCAAAAAGCGCAATCAAATGAAAATTTTCATGGTTCAATACCAGAAGTTTATACGGCTGAGTTTGTTCGCAATGAAATTGCCTGTGGACGCGCTATTATTCCTCAAAACATCAATCACCCAGAATGCGAACCAATGATTATTGGACGCAATTTCCGTGTTAAAATTAATGCCAATATTGGTAATTCAGCCGTTACTTCATCTATGGCCGAAGAAGTCGATAAAATGGTTTGGGCTATTCGTTGGGGAGCCGATACAGTTATGGATCTCTCAACAGGGCGGAATATTCACAATATTCGTGAATGGATTATTAGAAATTCTCCAGTACCAATTGGAACAGTTCCTCTTTATCAAGCACTCGAAAAAGTCCAAGGTATTGCGGAAAATTTAACATGGGATATTTTTCGTGATACACTCATTGAACAAGCAGAACAGGGCGTTGATTATTTTACCATTCACGCGGGATTACGATTACCTTTTATTCCTCTGACGGTTGATCGGGTAACGGGTATTGTTTCACGTGGTGGCTCTATTATGGCAAAATGGTGTCTTCATCATCACAAAGAAAGTTTTCTCTATGAACATTTTGATGAAATTTGTGATATTGCACGTACCTATGATATCTCTCTTTCCTTAGGAGATGGACTGCGCCCTGGCTCTATCGCTGATGCCAATGATGAAGCACAATTTGCTGAGCTTAAGACTCTAGGAGAATTAACAAAAATGGCTTGGGAAAAAGATGTACAAGTTATGATTGAAGGTCCTGGACATGTTCCAATGCACAAAATTAAAGAAAATATGGAGCAACAGTTAGAGCTCTGTCATGAAGCACCTTTTTATACTTTGGGTCCGCTTACCACTGATATTGCTCCTGGTTATGATCATATTACATCCGCAATTGGTGCCGCTATGATTGGATGGTTTGGAACAGCCATGTTGTGTTATGTAACACCTAAAGAACACTTAGGACTTCCCGATAAAAATGATGTTAAAACGGGTGTGATCACTTATAAAATTGCTGCGCATGCTGCTGATCTTGCTAAAGGTTTGCCTAGAGCACAATTGCGCGATAATGCTCTTTCACGTGCGCGGTTTGATTTTAGATGGCATGATCAATTCAATCTTTCTCTTGATCCAGAAACGGCCTGTGCTTTCCATGATGAAACAATGCCTAAAGAAGCGCATAAATTGGTACATTTTTGTTCCATGTGTGGACCAAAGTTTTGTTCCATGCGTATTTCTCATGATATTCGTGACGCAGCCGCAATGCAAAAAACAAAAGATGAAGGTATGATTGTTATGTCTGAGAAATATCAAAAGAATGGTGATCTTTATATAGATGCTATTCCTGCTCAAAAAAAGAGTGTTAACAGTTGA
- a CDS encoding phage tail protein, with protein sequence MSNIYDWSLKADENANSDSIINWAEGQPPSSVNDSARAMMQRVREYLADSGGSINSSFMVNVEDKTTFITLKTASPIEKYKNDMIIRFKSRGVNLGTTTIAINNIGEKPLYKATNTGIIPLEGGELQTGGIYEMVYNTDLSMEDYDGWYLLNPTPLPPPKVEIFPSGFIATFAMQEVPNGWLLCDGTTYKRKDYPQLFKAIGDQWGKDSETTFKVPDFRGMFLRGFDNGRGLDRGRKFADKQQDSFKTHTHDCTIEKAGEHTHDFQYDGVGWSANDIGRRNPSYHYSVMAGTTKPAGVHTHKATLSTTGESETRPVNTTVVYAIKS encoded by the coding sequence ATGTCTAATATTTACGATTGGTCGTTAAAGGCTGATGAAAACGCTAATTCAGATAGTATCATTAATTGGGCGGAAGGGCAGCCGCCTAGTTCTGTCAATGATAGTGCACGAGCGATGATGCAGCGTGTGCGTGAATATCTTGCAGATAGTGGTGGCTCTATTAACTCAAGTTTTATGGTGAATGTGGAAGATAAAACAACATTTATCACGTTGAAGACAGCTTCACCTATAGAGAAATACAAAAATGATATGATCATACGTTTTAAGTCTCGTGGTGTAAACCTTGGTACGACAACGATAGCCATTAACAATATAGGGGAGAAACCACTCTATAAAGCAACCAATACGGGTATTATACCATTAGAAGGCGGAGAGTTACAAACAGGTGGTATTTATGAAATGGTATATAATACCGATCTTTCAATGGAAGATTATGATGGTTGGTATCTCTTAAATCCTACACCTCTTCCGCCACCAAAAGTAGAAATCTTTCCTTCAGGGTTTATTGCTACATTTGCCATGCAAGAAGTACCAAATGGTTGGCTTTTATGTGATGGTACTACTTATAAACGCAAAGATTATCCGCAGCTATTCAAAGCCATAGGTGATCAATGGGGAAAAGACAGTGAGACAACCTTTAAAGTTCCTGATTTTAGAGGGATGTTTTTGCGTGGCTTTGATAATGGTCGCGGTTTAGACAGAGGTCGAAAATTTGCAGATAAACAGCAAGATAGCTTTAAAACACATACGCATGATTGCACTATCGAAAAGGCTGGTGAGCATACGCATGATTTTCAGTATGATGGAGTTGGATGGAGTGCCAATGATATTGGTAGAAGGAACCCAAGTTATCACTATAGCGTCATGGCAGGAACGACAAAACCTGCTGGCGTGCACACGCACAAAGCGACACTTTCCACAACAGGTGAAAGCGAAACACGACCTGTTAATACAACGGTTGTTTACGCTATAAAATCATGA
- a CDS encoding heme ABC transporter ATP-binding protein: MIEATNICVQRGKKQILNHINIQANCGDLTIIIGPNGSGKSTFIKALSGELSFSGKITLNGYDVRQTKTCEMAQMRAVLPQSTILAFPFLVHEVVELGLSVNKLAIAKIKLQNLIQKALERVGLADYSKQYYHKLSGGEQARVQLARVLCQVWEPIVNGVSCWMILDEPIASLDIQHQLVVMDIAKNFARCGGGVLAVLHDLNLASHYADKMILLKQGKVYCEGNASTVLTTQNLRDVYHCPLIVSELPKADIPFILPQTASCL, translated from the coding sequence ATGATTGAGGCAACAAATATTTGCGTTCAACGCGGAAAAAAACAAATTCTCAACCATATAAACATTCAAGCAAATTGTGGTGATCTTACCATCATTATCGGTCCTAATGGATCTGGAAAAAGCACTTTCATTAAAGCACTGAGTGGAGAGCTTTCCTTTAGTGGCAAAATAACCTTAAACGGTTATGATGTTCGTCAGACAAAAACTTGTGAAATGGCGCAAATGCGCGCAGTTCTTCCACAATCAACAATATTGGCATTCCCATTCTTAGTTCATGAAGTTGTAGAACTTGGTCTTTCTGTAAACAAATTGGCCATTGCAAAAATTAAATTACAAAATCTTATCCAAAAAGCTTTAGAACGAGTCGGACTTGCTGACTATAGCAAGCAATATTATCATAAATTATCAGGGGGAGAACAAGCTAGGGTGCAACTTGCTCGTGTGCTTTGCCAAGTTTGGGAACCCATTGTGAATGGGGTTTCTTGTTGGATGATCTTAGATGAACCTATTGCTAGCCTTGATATTCAACATCAACTCGTTGTAATGGATATTGCTAAAAATTTTGCTCGTTGCGGTGGAGGTGTTCTTGCTGTTCTCCATGATCTCAATCTTGCCTCACATTATGCAGATAAAATGATATTGCTAAAGCAAGGAAAGGTTTATTGTGAAGGAAATGCCTCGACCGTTTTGACAACGCAAAATCTACGTGATGTGTATCACTGTCCTTTAATTGTTTCTGAGTTACCTAAAGCAGATATTCCATTTATATTACCACAAACAGCATCCTGCCTATAA
- a CDS encoding FecCD family ABC transporter permease — protein sequence MYAPETKENKNIDRANLRKIALLGLVIFLIFSIFVAVLNGPSKVSLFDFLHGMLTQDFSVTSKTRDYLVLIDIRLPRVMLGLLIGSALAVSGVLMQGLFRNPLADPGIVGVSAGAGLGAVLTIVIGIAFPASLAPFLEPYKVIIGAFFGGLLSTIVLYTIATHHSFTSIATMLLAGIALGALSSAVMGILIFIANDQQLRDITFWNLGSLAGATWLKVWLILPFICVGLLFSPLLSRALNALALGEAVAGHIGFNIQWVKNISILLVALMCGSAVAMSGGIGFIGIVVPHILRQLIGPDHRYLIPCSALLGAALLIFADTFARLIVAPAELPIGIVTALFGAPFFLWILICKRGTEFS from the coding sequence ATGTATGCACCAGAAACAAAAGAGAATAAAAACATAGACCGTGCGAATTTGAGAAAAATTGCATTATTAGGTCTTGTTATTTTCCTCATCTTCAGCATTTTTGTCGCGGTTTTGAATGGTCCTTCAAAGGTTTCATTGTTTGATTTTCTTCATGGAATGCTTACGCAAGATTTTTCAGTAACTAGTAAAACGCGTGATTATCTCGTACTTATCGATATTAGACTTCCCCGTGTTATGTTAGGATTATTGATTGGATCAGCTCTCGCTGTCTCTGGTGTTCTTATGCAAGGGCTTTTCCGTAATCCTCTTGCCGATCCTGGGATTGTAGGCGTATCAGCAGGAGCAGGTCTTGGTGCTGTTTTGACCATTGTTATCGGCATTGCCTTTCCTGCTTCATTAGCACCTTTTTTAGAACCCTACAAAGTTATCATAGGCGCTTTTTTTGGTGGTCTTCTTTCAACAATTGTTCTTTATACAATAGCAACGCACCATAGTTTTACTTCTATTGCAACAATGCTTCTTGCCGGTATTGCTCTTGGTGCTTTGAGCAGTGCTGTTATGGGAATACTTATTTTTATTGCAAACGATCAACAACTGCGTGATATTACTTTTTGGAATCTTGGCTCTCTCGCAGGTGCCACATGGTTAAAAGTTTGGCTTATTCTGCCTTTTATCTGTGTTGGCCTTCTTTTTTCACCCCTTTTATCGCGAGCACTTAATGCTCTTGCTCTTGGAGAAGCCGTTGCTGGTCATATTGGTTTTAATATTCAATGGGTTAAAAATATTTCTATTCTCCTTGTTGCCCTTATGTGTGGTAGTGCAGTTGCTATGAGTGGAGGCATTGGTTTTATTGGTATTGTTGTTCCCCATATCTTGCGTCAACTCATTGGTCCAGACCACCGTTATCTCATCCCCTGCTCTGCCCTGTTGGGAGCAGCGTTACTTATTTTTGCTGATACTTTTGCACGCTTAATTGTTGCTCCAGCAGAATTACCAATTGGCATCGTGACAGCGCTTTTTGGTGCTCCTTTTTTCCTGTGGATTCTTATATGCAAACGAGGAACAGAATTTTCATGA
- a CDS encoding heme/hemin ABC transporter substrate-binding protein: MHRLLKTFFIFILFSLSIFSQPVIAEPTTQFSKNARIVSIGGSLTEIVYALGAQDQLVARDSTSVYPQEALKLPVLGYMRALSPEGVLSLAPEGILLVEGSGPPSTIEILKKASIPLVIIPENYSRESVIEKIRLVGKALHREAEAAALIKKVSGDFVDNDALLAKVTKPKRVLFVFSIQNGRVMASGTDTAADSMIKLSGGINAISDYKGYKLLNSEALLKSNPDVILFVTHRGKSTNLEKILAIPAVQATNAAKNNAIKQMEVMYLLGFGPRTADASRELINIFYGASQNGKS, from the coding sequence TTGCATAGACTGCTAAAAACTTTCTTTATTTTTATACTGTTTTCTCTTTCCATCTTTTCTCAACCCGTCATTGCTGAGCCTACAACGCAATTTTCTAAAAATGCGCGTATTGTCTCTATTGGCGGCTCTCTTACAGAAATTGTTTATGCTTTGGGAGCACAAGATCAACTTGTCGCCCGTGATAGTACGAGCGTTTATCCGCAAGAAGCGCTTAAACTTCCTGTCTTGGGCTATATGCGTGCTCTTTCACCTGAAGGTGTTTTGTCACTTGCTCCAGAAGGTATATTATTGGTTGAAGGGAGTGGACCACCTTCAACAATAGAAATTCTAAAAAAGGCATCAATCCCTCTCGTGATTATACCAGAAAACTACTCCCGTGAAAGTGTTATAGAAAAGATCCGTCTCGTTGGCAAAGCGCTTCATCGTGAGGCAGAAGCAGCAGCATTAATTAAAAAAGTAAGTGGTGACTTTGTGGACAATGATGCTCTTTTGGCAAAAGTAACAAAACCAAAGCGTGTTCTTTTTGTCTTCTCCATACAAAATGGGCGCGTTATGGCGTCTGGAACAGATACAGCGGCAGATAGTATGATAAAACTTTCAGGTGGTATCAATGCCATAAGCGATTACAAAGGATATAAGTTACTCAACAGTGAAGCGTTATTGAAATCAAACCCTGATGTTATTTTGTTTGTGACACATCGAGGGAAATCAACGAACCTTGAAAAGATTTTAGCGATACCAGCAGTTCAAGCAACCAATGCAGCGAAAAATAATGCTATTAAACAAATGGAAGTTATGTATCTTTTAGGATTTGGCCCACGCACTGCGGATGCATCAAGAGAGCTTATTAATATATTTTATGGTGCAAGCCAAAATGGTAAGAGCTGA
- a CDS encoding hemin-degrading factor, producing MSPYTAEMILRLREEKKEIRNRDFAVSIGISEAELIAAYCTIGKAKRLKADVAIFLESAPKLGTVMALTRNEYAVHEITGRFEEIVQSQHIPITLGEIDLRIFPKQWKFGFEYDMIVLGKPTKSLQFFDQSGVAIFKLYPTDTTDMEEWSKLVDKLFHENQSPVLDILPAPDSTQCDITELDVEKFRDRWRQMTDVHQLHKIISELKINRHDAVKHIGSEFADELAIEAIEIMLNKAAQQEIPIMCFIGNRGCIQIFSGKIKNIKQMGPWINILDHKFDMHLLLSGVDKVWHVRKPTSDGYVSSLEVFDKESEMIIQFFGLRKEGQKEREDWRSLLNSLPSYRETAIA from the coding sequence ATGTCACCCTATACAGCCGAAATGATTCTTCGCTTGCGTGAAGAAAAAAAAGAAATACGAAATCGTGATTTTGCAGTTTCTATTGGGATATCTGAGGCGGAGCTTATTGCTGCCTATTGTACCATCGGGAAAGCTAAAAGACTAAAAGCTGATGTCGCTATATTCTTGGAAAGCGCTCCTAAACTTGGAACAGTTATGGCATTAACACGTAATGAGTATGCTGTTCACGAAATAACAGGACGTTTTGAAGAGATTGTTCAAAGCCAACATATTCCAATCACACTTGGTGAAATCGATTTGCGTATTTTTCCAAAACAATGGAAATTTGGTTTCGAATATGACATGATTGTTCTTGGAAAACCTACGAAAAGTTTGCAATTTTTTGATCAAAGTGGTGTTGCTATTTTTAAACTCTATCCTACGGATACAACAGATATGGAAGAGTGGAGTAAACTTGTTGATAAGCTTTTTCATGAAAATCAGTCCCCTGTTCTCGATATTCTTCCTGCGCCAGATTCAACTCAATGTGATATAACAGAGCTGGATGTTGAAAAATTTCGTGATCGTTGGCGGCAAATGACGGACGTACATCAGCTTCATAAAATTATTTCTGAACTGAAAATTAATCGACATGATGCTGTTAAACATATCGGTAGCGAATTTGCCGATGAATTAGCAATAGAAGCTATTGAAATTATGCTAAACAAAGCTGCACAACAAGAGATTCCCATTATGTGCTTTATTGGCAACAGGGGCTGTATTCAAATTTTTAGTGGAAAAATAAAAAATATTAAGCAAATGGGGCCTTGGATTAATATTCTTGATCATAAATTCGACATGCATTTATTGCTTTCTGGAGTTGATAAAGTATGGCATGTTCGCAAACCTACCAGTGATGGTTATGTCAGTTCTCTTGAAGTGTTTGATAAAGAAAGTGAGATGATTATTCAATTCTTTGGTTTGCGAAAAGAAGGCCAAAAAGAACGTGAGGATTGGCGCTCTTTATTAAACAGTTTGCCCTCGTACAGAGAAACGGCAATCGCTTAG
- a CDS encoding TonB-dependent hemoglobin/transferrin/lactoferrin family receptor — protein sequence MRIRRENIHKSCVFLSALSVFIPSFVFAQSNETGSVELKPIVIKGKRIEGNSGSVTILTNRKTSKDLEEKQISDVHEVSRLDPSVAYNSEKKSFVIRGLNGDRVLTTMDGIVLPWVNDILRGNSGNATFDFSAISTLDVIHGSDSSLYGSGALGGVVALRTLNPEDLISEEKNWGSLIKGGYHSVNNSWRIDQAFAVRAQQTFLLFQGSHEQGNERKNMGTIEGYYEERTRKNPAHFDQNNLLFKVHQYFNDKHRLGFTAERFDHSRNTHLLNASKRYSPGSVYDQENKRRERLSLSYDYNGNGDALFDTFHGQVYWLKQSNNDIMSGFRVRAPKGDYLRDNLVRHTNYGLNAHASKKVNIGTVNHTLRFATDVASSQFHHYLLGRDNCHLKENAQGCLFVPANRSDSPDANSYNFGLVFEDEISFSHGRFRVTPGVRYDWYKNVPQKTSAYEKALISDKFPPEKNGSHVSPKLRMEWDVRNQITLYAQWAQAFRAPRVSELYVSYIKPSAYYVKGNPDLKAEISNGYDVGIKYGDKNFGGSFNGFVNQYKNFIDTIDKGPSEEFRFARRHYVNRSNVRIFGVEAKGHWVLKSGFHSNFSLVYSQGKDLDKNESLSSIAPLKTVIGLGYAKETWGADVVLTSSAKRDKETKESSYPEIPGYNVVDMTGWWKPFGEKGFVIRAGVYNLFNTKYWNVSDLPSSKSATPDDYYSQPGRNFKVSFVQKF from the coding sequence ATGCGAATAAGACGAGAGAATATTCATAAAAGCTGCGTATTTTTAAGTGCGCTGTCTGTCTTTATACCTTCATTTGTTTTTGCTCAAAGCAATGAAACAGGTTCTGTAGAACTCAAGCCAATTGTGATTAAAGGAAAAAGAATAGAGGGGAATTCAGGCTCAGTAACCATTCTAACCAATCGTAAAACTTCTAAGGATCTTGAGGAAAAGCAAATCAGCGATGTCCATGAAGTTAGCCGTCTAGATCCGTCTGTTGCCTATAACTCAGAAAAAAAGAGTTTTGTAATTCGCGGTTTAAATGGAGATCGTGTTCTCACAACAATGGATGGCATTGTTCTTCCATGGGTTAATGATATATTGCGTGGTAACAGTGGAAATGCAACTTTTGATTTTAGTGCTATTTCCACACTTGATGTTATTCATGGATCAGATTCTAGTCTTTATGGGTCTGGTGCACTGGGGGGAGTCGTCGCTTTGCGTACTCTTAATCCCGAAGACCTTATTTCTGAGGAGAAGAATTGGGGTAGCCTTATAAAAGGTGGTTATCATTCTGTTAATAACAGTTGGCGTATAGACCAAGCTTTTGCTGTACGTGCTCAACAAACATTCTTGCTCTTCCAAGGATCTCATGAGCAAGGAAATGAACGTAAGAATATGGGGACCATAGAAGGGTATTATGAAGAACGTACCCGTAAAAACCCTGCTCATTTTGATCAGAATAATTTGCTTTTTAAAGTCCATCAGTATTTCAATGACAAACATCGGCTTGGTTTTACAGCGGAACGCTTTGATCATAGTAGAAATACGCATTTGTTAAATGCGAGCAAAAGATACTCTCCTGGTTCTGTTTATGATCAAGAAAATAAACGCCGTGAACGTCTTTCTCTTTCTTATGATTATAACGGTAATGGAGATGCGCTTTTTGATACATTTCATGGGCAAGTTTATTGGCTAAAGCAATCAAATAATGATATTATGAGCGGATTTCGTGTTAGAGCACCAAAAGGAGATTATTTGAGGGATAATCTTGTGCGTCATACCAATTATGGTTTAAATGCTCATGCTTCCAAAAAAGTGAACATTGGTACTGTAAACCATACATTAAGGTTTGCCACTGATGTTGCGTCATCTCAATTTCACCATTATTTGTTAGGAAGAGATAATTGTCATTTGAAGGAAAATGCACAAGGATGTCTGTTTGTTCCTGCTAATCGATCCGATTCCCCAGATGCAAATAGCTACAATTTTGGTTTGGTTTTTGAAGATGAGATTAGCTTTTCCCATGGTCGTTTCCGTGTAACGCCTGGTGTTCGTTATGATTGGTATAAGAATGTCCCTCAGAAAACCTCCGCTTATGAGAAAGCTTTGATTTCTGATAAATTCCCTCCAGAAAAAAATGGTTCACATGTTTCTCCTAAATTACGGATGGAGTGGGATGTTCGTAATCAAATAACGCTTTACGCTCAATGGGCACAAGCTTTTCGCGCACCACGTGTTTCAGAGCTTTACGTCTCTTATATCAAACCCTCTGCCTATTATGTGAAAGGAAATCCTGATCTTAAAGCAGAAATAAGTAATGGATATGATGTTGGCATAAAATATGGGGATAAAAATTTCGGTGGTTCATTTAATGGGTTTGTCAATCAATATAAAAACTTCATAGATACCATAGATAAAGGGCCGTCAGAAGAGTTTCGTTTTGCCCGTCGGCATTATGTGAATCGTTCAAATGTACGTATTTTTGGTGTTGAAGCAAAAGGGCATTGGGTACTTAAGAGTGGATTCCATAGCAATTTTTCCCTTGTTTATTCACAAGGAAAAGATCTTGATAAAAATGAATCCCTAAGCTCCATTGCACCTTTGAAAACAGTTATTGGATTAGGATATGCAAAAGAAACTTGGGGGGCGGATGTTGTCCTCACTTCATCTGCAAAACGTGATAAAGAGACTAAAGAATCTAGCTATCCAGAAATTCCAGGATATAACGTTGTTGATATGACTGGGTGGTGGAAACCATTTGGTGAAAAAGGGTTTGTTATAAGAGCTGGTGTCTATAATCTCTTCAATACGAAATATTGGAATGTATCTGATCTTCCTTCCAGTAAAAGTGCAACACCAGATGATTATTATAGTCAACCTGGGCGTAATTTTAAGGTGTCGTTCGTTCAAAAATTTTAG
- a CDS encoding energy transducer TonB family protein, producing MIFTNTRRLFILWIGAFICAFSLHIALGAQFYSCSTGVSNGIHSSTIMLSFVQETGDPDVDTDSSDIDTDLSNVRTESELLQSDPLEQESETLEAMDKLQPEAPQDIVEKDDFAVLKSLEKPLPQKAEHRVLDKKPIPMRKTMVNRPPVKAVRSSTSSYGGDTAALEDALLVEWLAKVQAQLEMQKEYVVKQRVSRAKGTVKLEFRVSEQGNIFARRVVISSSDAELDRLAMTALHRVGSFPPPPSSKVNKIIRVSLIFS from the coding sequence ATGATTTTTACAAATACGAGGCGGTTATTCATTCTTTGGATTGGTGCGTTTATTTGCGCTTTTTCTTTGCATATAGCATTGGGAGCACAATTTTACTCTTGCAGTACTGGTGTAAGCAATGGCATACATTCGTCTACAATTATGTTGTCTTTTGTGCAAGAGACTGGAGATCCAGATGTTGACACGGATTCTTCCGATATTGATACAGATTTATCGAATGTGCGTACAGAGTCAGAATTGTTGCAGTCTGATCCTTTAGAGCAAGAATCAGAGACATTGGAAGCAATGGATAAGCTTCAACCTGAGGCGCCTCAGGATATTGTGGAAAAGGATGATTTTGCAGTTCTTAAATCTTTAGAAAAACCTCTTCCTCAAAAAGCAGAGCATAGAGTCCTCGATAAAAAACCGATACCAATGCGAAAAACTATGGTAAACCGCCCCCCTGTGAAGGCAGTTCGTTCATCTACGAGTAGTTATGGTGGTGATACAGCAGCACTTGAAGATGCTTTGTTAGTAGAATGGTTGGCAAAAGTGCAGGCGCAATTAGAAATGCAAAAAGAATATGTTGTAAAACAGCGTGTCAGTCGTGCAAAAGGAACGGTCAAGTTAGAGTTTAGAGTAAGCGAGCAGGGGAATATTTTTGCTAGACGTGTTGTCATCTCTTCAAGTGATGCGGAACTTGATCGATTAGCTATGACAGCCCTTCATCGGGTTGGATCTTTTCCTCCTCCCCCATCATCAAAAGTAAACAAAATTATCAGAGTATCATTGATATTTAGCTAA